The DNA region ACTTCTTTTAGAATGTTTTGAAGTACAGGCCATTAGTCTATCGGCTTTCTCACATTAGCGTGTTGGACATCCTTTGCAAAGCCAGTGAAGCAGTGGTCCCCCCACTGAACAGGCAGGGGACTGCCTAGCTTCCAAATCTTAGTTCACTGCTTAAGGTAGCTGCTAAGGGGCCGCCACGGCCTTCCAAGACAGCAGCACATTTCAGGATGTTTGTACACAGTTGCAGTTACCTGGGGAAGCTTTACAAGTGAAATAAACATTGGTACCGTCCTTTGGTCCTCAGTGTTAAACAACTAGAGGTCTTCAGGATGGCAGCTGTGGATTTGGGCATCCAGGTTCTACATAAATCCCCTTCAAAGAGTAACTTTCTCTTCTAGATCTGGAATTCTTAGGTTCAGCCCTCAAAGCAGTCAAGAAACAGCTATAACAGGCAGGTTTCACATTAAGTCTTTTAAAGCACGTTAATGAGgaacatctaaaaaaaaagtcaaattctCAGACACAGACGTTTACTTCATTCAGGTATTATAACTCTAAAAAGATAAACTTAGACCAGCAGGAACAACAGCTATGCAATACTTAAACTTGTGGTGGCATAGCAAGCAAAACTCAAGTTTATAGTTTGTGAAAATAACCCTAACACAAAGAGCTGtgatttcaatttttaaatatttttttttttatgcagaagCAACCTCTGAAGTATTCCTAGCCCAAAGATTAATTTTCACAAGTTTAAAGCCCCTGAATGTTGTAATCTCAGTAATCTCTGACAAATCTCCAAATCAACTGTTTGATTATTAATTCTTTATAGTACAAGCTAGTAAGCCATTTAAGCATGTTCCATTTCTAATTATCTGATGTCAAGAATGTCAAGAGAGTTCAGAGATACAACTCCATAATTAGACGTTACCATTTTTCACCCAAATATATGTAGTATGCTTGTATTCTTTAAGTgataaatactattttaaaaattgaattgGTTTAGAAGTACTAATTACACATTCTGTGTTGAGGTTCAGCTCCCACTCTCCACCAAAAAGAATAATGATGCAATTAGGCATTCCTGGTAAGCTATTCCCtgaattggaaaggaaaaatctaaGAGCATCCAGATTTCTTTAAGTCTTACTACACATGGATCACTGTGATTCAGCCAGCTAAgcatcattttcagaaatgccgCCTTAGCTCCAGATGCCAGAAGTATGACGGCATGTATTATAACAGAATCAGTGAAGATGGTACTTTAGGACTTCTGCCACAGTTTGGCACAGGTATATATAAAAAGTCCGATTTAACTTTACCAGGAACATGTTATGTACATACAAAGCCATCATTCCAGATTTAGTGACGTTTAGAAACCCAAAATGGTGCTGAAGTAATTATATGCAAACTCTGCGCCTGAATCTAATCATTACAACTTTTGACTGAACATTATAATCTATGTAGTGGTAAATCATTATTTACTACTATATGCACTGATAAGTCGCAGAGGTTTTTCTGCACAATGTGGAGTCCAAACTATCCCCTCTGTAGCAGCTGAAAGCCAGAAAAAGATACTTGTTAATGTGACATGTATTTAACACTGTACAAACCGGCAGAAACCTCAGTGACATTTCAAAAAGCAGATCTAAGACAGCATATAATCCAAGACACACTCATTGCAATTTGCAGTTTCTTGTCTGAACatcttttttaatacttgtTTTTACAATTGTTCTAAGTGTCATACAGAATACATTAAAGCAAACATTCAGGAAAAACAACGTACAAGCACATGTGTGGCTGATATGCATACGCAAATGCTAGCTGCATGAAAACTGACAGAACAGCACAAATGACAGGTCTGAGCTGGTATCCACAAATAACTTGACCTGTACAAACCATTCCACTCCATTTGACCCTTACTTAATGGCTTATAGACTGGTATTTTATATATGGGCAACAGCTCATATGTTTTTCCTCAACATTTGGACCTATTTTGATTTAGATAAATCAACAATCCAGaaacttaaaaggaaaacttccACTCCATTCACATCTGTCCTTTCCAGCCTGCTTCAAAAACACCAAATTATTCATATACACAAAAGGAAGACTAGTTAAACCAAATTAAAGAATATTTGAttataaaaacagattttggtATGTGCTCGAATGCAAAAAACCCTGTACATTTATCTAGCAATTGTGTAAATCAAGAACATTAAATGGCTTGCTTAAAGTGCTCTACAGCTAAGACTTTATAGACCAAGTTTATCCCTAAATTAATACCCCAAAAATCTCCAAAAGCTTACAATGCTAACACTAACAACCTTATGGACCAAGGTGCTAGTAGGCACTGTTATACTATATCACTCATTAATTAAAGAGTCAAACTCCGATCTCACTTACACTTAATGCAAATTTACACTGATGTAACTGAGAGCAGAATCCATCTCCTGGTGTATGCCATTCTCAAATAATATAAAGGAGTTGCAAAAACAGAAGCTCCCTTTTGTATAAATAtgtcataaataaaatatgtatagATACAAATATTCATTACAACAGCAGCTTAATGGTCTAATATTTCAGCTCTTGCTTCTATAATACTTAGCTAAAAATGCTTCTTAAGTGAGCAGAGTAAATCTTTAACAGTGCTGCATTAGCTACTTGTGATGCTACACACCCCAGAAACAATTTATGCACATTTTGAAGCCTTTAGTAGATCTTTAGATCTTTAGTAGTGAAAGTAGGTAGAAATTTTTGAtgcaaaaaagaataaataaataaaaactattaaatatCCAATGTTTGGTACAAATGCTTCAtattaagttatttttatacatttgtttagaaaaatacactAAATACTTCTACTTTCATTGGCTAAAAATAAGGACCGGATTATGTATATccttgtgtttttaaagaaggCAATGTCAATTACTGTCAAGCTGCTCGAGTAGACCCACTGGTGCCCATGCCCACAGCCCTTACACAGGCTAAAAAAAGCCACTGCAGGGCTAATCACAGCTCCTGGTGACAAATGACCACAAGGCCCATGGCACAAGGTGCATTTTcgcaaaaaaaatgaaacctttttgCTGAAGTTTATAACCTGCAGGTTTACTAATGTATCAGTTATACCttcacactttttaaaaagagctacATTTACAAATGTGGATGCTTATCTGTTAAGCCATCATTTGTTCcaaaaaaatgcacattcaAACTATGAAATATTAGGAAAATACTCTCGCAAATAAACTatataaagataaaatacaCTTCAAAGATAGTTTTTATGTAATTCTATAAAGTGCAGAGAAATCCTTCTAAAAAGGGAAATGACTACTTCCTATAACAACAGTATAATTACAGCAGCTTTTGCATAGCATTATTTATAGAAAATTGAGTActttcttcaggaagaaaaggatgaaagagTCTCTTCCAGTTCAGATCTTTCATTTGATACTGATCTATTTTCTTCAGGAATGGTTGATGATACCAGATCTCCATTGACAGCACTTCTGGAACAGTGAGCAGATCCTACAAAGATATCagtaagtatttaattttcaacCCCAAAAAAACTCACAGAGTCtgtcaggggtttttttgctatttccTATATATAAGCAACCATAAGCATAATTAGTCTGGACTTTTCCTGAAAAGATTTCAATGAATATCATGCCCAAGGAATGATGGATATGAAAAACGTTCATTCAGCTAGTATAAatcaagtaattattttttaatacacaatGATTTTTACATTATAAAAGGACTGTAATCTGTGAGGTGCAGATATATTCTGTATAAGGAACATATCaacttgtgttttcttaaaaaagactGATGTATTGGTAAGCATTTAACTAAAACATTTTCcgttattaaaatgaaatggatgACTTACTGCAACTTCGGTATGGCTAGGCTACCtgacaggaaagagaaaggactAAGATAACTGGAAGGTATCAGAGGGAGCTTCTAACAGcgtaagaaaacaaaaaaaacagagaaactgaGCTAGAAACTAGAGCTATGTAgtaaggaacaaaaaaaagcctGGTATTAGCAGAAAGACACAAGACAAACACTCTTCTGAGCAGTCCTGAAAGCAGTCGAGACTGGGCAACCAACACCAGAAAGTCCAGCTGGTAACAACAAAAGCCTTGCATAACAGCAGGTGAAATTGATGTGCACCCACATTAGCAATGGGACACAAAATAGGTTCTAACCTAATTCTGTGAGCTTGGGATACATGCCAGCATACCCTATGCTGCTGGCAGATGTGCAAGGTGAAAGAGGCGGTTACCCTGCAACATGCAAGCATCCGAGAAGCAAGGAGACAGTGCGGAGGTGTGAACACTTGCTTCATGGTAGATTGCAAAGCATTAGTACCTCTTTGTGCTCACATGGTTTCAGCAATGCGCAGgcctcagggttttttttcaatccaAGTGAGGCACCAGGCActccaaaaggaagaaagactaAGCCAGAACTAGTCAAGAAGAACTAGTCAAGTTAAAATCTCCCTGAGCAGAGTTAGGATGGAGTCAAAACGACAACAagattcaaaaggaaaagccacagAACTGGCTAACAATGCTATAGGCCCATCTGATCAGGAGGGAATAATATTCTGATCATGACATAACTTCATAggtttttgggttggttttatTTATCATGGCCAAGGTTGCACTCCTTCAGAACAGCTGTTCTCTACAAAAGGCAAGCAGCCACCAAAATGAACCATCTTTCCACAATGCACTGCGTAGAAATTACCCTCCACCACTCACAGGGGTCACAGAAAGGAGAATTTGTTTTGTGACTACAAGCAGGTGGCAAACAGTATTCCACACCACGTACCAGAACGTCATTTACGTAAGATTCTATTAATGCAAACATACCTTTTCTAGTTACGTCTCTATTTTATCTTGCCAGCAGTCCCACTGATATTGACACAACTACTGCAGCTGCAAAATCCTTTTCAATGTGAATGAAAGCCAGCACAAGTCAGTCACAAACTACAAATGCTTTGAGTTATAATATAGGAatcttaaaaccaaaactttgcGTAACTAGGAAAAGTTTTTTCCTCATACTGGTATCAACACTGGAACAGCTGCTATAAAAAGAGTAATAAATTGTATAGAGAAATACAAATGAACACCACCCCTCTTCCAAACTTACTCTGAGAATCTTCAAATGGAGTATCACTGTAAAATTCTGTATCTGAGTATGTTCTTCTGCGCCACTGTGAAAATCGGTGAAGGGATGAAATTGGTTCTTTTACAGAATGATTATTCCTACAAAAGAAATGAGATCTATTAGTAAGCAAAATCTGTAACAACCCCCCCAAACTTAATATACTTTagacttaaaataatttcagtgcttAAACTGTTAGTATCGATGTTTTTCACTATACAAAActaaaaactttattttcacaATTAGAAAgcctgaaaatggaaataaaaatataacacCATGTTTGcatccagaagaaaataaattgagaATCTGAAATACTGACTCAAAAAGAATGTTAACATTTCAAGCTCTGTGTCATGAACTTGCCAGAATAAGTAATTTGCATAGCTTCTAGTATGAAGAAAAGTTTATAGTGCATGAGAGACAGCAGCTGCATTATTTGCTACCAACGCTGATAATCTCCACCCCTAGTTTTCAAAATTGCATCAGCTTACGCTCTTTAACTTTTCTTCCCCAAGCAAACAATCCttctcacatttttattttaatgctagCAGGCTCAGGGAGTTTTTTTTGagacataagaaaaaaagcttactgaaatagaaaattacCTTTCTGAATAGCAAGGACCAGGGTGGCTAATGGAACGTTTcatctagggaaaaaaaaaaaatccaaacaacaaaccacaccaaaaatgTCACAACCTACTTATAAGAATAATATGCATgcctaaattaatttttactttatttacagTCTTTACAATACAGCGCaaacttttcttgtttaattaaaagcaacCATTCTTagttaaaaatctaatttaacTATATGAAAACAGATGGACTGCCATCAACATTCgaagttttaaaacattcacaCAGGAAGTAGTTTTCTACAACAAAATACTACCTAGTTTCTATGGAATTCACTCTCTTTTGCTCCAAAGTTATTCATACAGCCATTTTTAACTGCTAAGATATGCAGAAATATCAAGACATGTTTCCTCTACCAAATGCCAGCTTAAATTCTCCATCACCCACTAAAGTCAAATCCTGCCTCTTGATTCCTTGTGGTTCTCCTGATTATCACTGTCAAATCTCTATGCATATCCAAGAAAGTTATTAATTTATATCAATAATGATCGGCTTTGTAAGTAAACTGGTGAtagagatgtaaaaaaaaaaagaaacagttgaaCTGAGGAAAAGTTAAACCTCATTCATTTGCAAGTTACCTCATTACAGGGTCTtgatatgtaaaataaaagacTGATTCTGTAAAGGCTAGCAAACAAAGACTGGGAATGGAAAATTATTGATTTATATTTAGGACCAGTACGGATCATAACAGAGTCAAGATTTCAACTGCTGACATCATAGCACATAGCAATAGCATAGTCATCAGCCATTCTTTCCCCTCATTCAACCAACAATATgagacttaagaaaaaaatagtatttcaaaaTGTCTAAACCATTTGGACAGGTGATGGTGACACAGGAGAAACCAGGGGATCAGGGTGAGGCAGCTGGAACATTTCTGGCTTAAACTTGGCATTAGCAATCTTCACACATTCTTCAAGTGTTGTGATAAATGTATTGCATGTGGCGCTAAGCAAGGAAGAGGCTTCATGcatgttctgaaaataaatgaaagcacaagcataagcaagaaaaaaaaaatattaaaagatgcAAATACAACTCTCCCCACCACCACGCCCACACAATTTCCCTCATTACCAAAAAGagcttccatttcccattttatttAAGCAAATGTACATTTTCCAATGAGGATAATTTAAGCAAGTAACATGACAGCATGGTAACTTCTTTCTGGCATCTGAATTTGTTTAGGGTATCAGCCAACAATGCTGTAACTTTTTACTGCAAAGCTTGTGTGAGTGACTAACTAGTGTCAGAAGATCATTCAGTGAAACAAATGAATTGCAGCAGAATGCGCCAACAGCTTTATCACTCCAGTGGAAGGAGCCTGCAGGTCAGTTTCACCTTGCTGTAAACAATTTGCTTTGTTGCAATACCATCAGCCCCTCGCTTTGCCCTATGGTGGACAACTATATTGTCCACACGCTGCTCAAGAGTGTAAAGTATGAAGCCATTCATAATTTCCAGTACTAATTTTCATTCGAAAGCAGAAATACTAGCATGATGTTACTTGTGCATATTCAGACAGACTTAGCTACACTGCAGGTTTCCAATACCTGTAACACCAGCTTTCACTGCTAACAAATTGGCAAACCCTCCTAACACAAGGACGAGAAGAATGGACAAACAAGATTGTTTCAACTACTTTGCCCATAACGGAGATGCAAAACATGACAAATTATTGCCCAACTCATACAGCAGCTCTTCTGGCCTTTTAACCAAATGACTCAATTGCTTCCTAATGCATGTTACAATTACATTTAAGTCATCCAGGTACTTTATGCACATATATTCAGTTAGTATTATACACACACAAGCACTCAAAAATTGACCTTAGGTTAAATCTCCCAACGTTAGGGAGATTAAAAAGCCATAAAATGTCAACAGAAATTTGAGGTCTGTTATATAATTAGGTTCTCCAATGGCATTCTAGAAGTACTGTACCTCAATGCTGGGAGAAGAGCGAGTCTCATCATGGTGAACAAATTCTTGTATTGTATGAACTTGCTGCATTAAAAGATCACAGTAGAGACGAAGTTCGgacattttggttttaagagATTCACTGGTCTCActtatttctataaaaaataaaggaagtatAAATTTATTGCATACAATGTAGgtacacattttaatttttaagcacTTTCCCTTTTAATTTAGTTAGCAGTTCAAAAATTCGCTTAAACTTTCACTTAATTTTGAGGAAAATTGCATTCTACAATGAGTCAAGAACTGTACTTGAGGCAGGCAATAGTCTGTACCTTTGGATAACTGACACTAATTTAATGACCGTTAAGAAAGAGGCATATTACTACAAAAGATAAAGTTGAAATCTTTCTTAGCTGCAATGTAAGGTAGAAAAAGTTTAGTGGATGAAATTTACACCCACATGAGTGGCTGGAAATAGTTACATTAAGCCAGCCAAGAAAAATTATGGAAAACACAATAGTAATTATAAAGAATCAAACCAGCAGAAATGAAATGGCTTCACAACGGCTATGAATCGTATGTTTGTTCTTGTAACAACAAGCTGGT from Falco biarmicus isolate bFalBia1 chromosome 8, bFalBia1.pri, whole genome shotgun sequence includes:
- the PLEKHA3 gene encoding pleckstrin homology domain-containing family A member 3 isoform X2, coding for MEGVLYKWTNYLAGWQPRWFVLDNGILSYYDSQDDVCKGSKGSIKMAVCEIKVHATDNTRMELIIPGEQHFYMKAVNAAERQRWLVALGSAKACLADTRTKKEKEISETSESLKTKMSELRLYCDLLMQQVHTIQEFVHHDETRSSPSIENMHEASSLLSATCNTFITTLEECVKIANAKFKPEMFQLPHPDPLVSPVSPSPVQMMKRSISHPGPCYSERNNHSVKEPISSLHRFSQWRRRTYSDTEFYSDTPFEDSQRSAHCSRSAVNGDLVSSTIPEENRSVSNERSELEETLSSFSS
- the PLEKHA3 gene encoding pleckstrin homology domain-containing family A member 3 isoform X3, with amino-acid sequence MGRWCCPGWQPRWFVLDNGILSYYDSQDDVCKGSKGSIKMAVCEIKVHATDNTRMELIIPGEQHFYMKAVNAAERQRWLVALGSAKACLADTRTKKEKEISETSESLKTKMSELRLYCDLLMQQVHTIQEFVHHDETRSSPSIENMHEASSLLSATCNTFITTLEECVKIANAKFKPEMFQLPHPDPLVSPVSPSPVQMMKRSISHPGPCYSERNNHSVKEPISSLHRFSQWRRRTYSDTEFYSDTPFEDSQRSAHCSRSAVNGDLVSSTIPEENRSVSNERSELEETLSSFSS
- the PLEKHA3 gene encoding pleckstrin homology domain-containing family A member 3 isoform X1; this encodes MVLSRVEIVTYVTRNVTVAEGKKVTGWQPRWFVLDNGILSYYDSQDDVCKGSKGSIKMAVCEIKVHATDNTRMELIIPGEQHFYMKAVNAAERQRWLVALGSAKACLADTRTKKEKEISETSESLKTKMSELRLYCDLLMQQVHTIQEFVHHDETRSSPSIENMHEASSLLSATCNTFITTLEECVKIANAKFKPEMFQLPHPDPLVSPVSPSPVQMMKRSISHPGPCYSERNNHSVKEPISSLHRFSQWRRRTYSDTEFYSDTPFEDSQRSAHCSRSAVNGDLVSSTIPEENRSVSNERSELEETLSSFSS